One window of Aerococcus tenax genomic DNA carries:
- the rpmB gene encoding 50S ribosomal protein L28, giving the protein MAKQCYFTGRKAKSGNNRSHALNSSKRTFKPNLQKVRVLVDGKPKRVWVSARALKSGKVQRV; this is encoded by the coding sequence ATGGCAAAACAATGTTATTTCACAGGTCGTAAAGCAAAATCTGGAAACAACCGTTCACACGCTTTAAACAGCTCAAAACGTACCTTTAAACCAAACTTGCAAAAAGTTCGTGTGTTAGTTGATGGAAAACCTAAACGTGTTTGGGTTTCAGCTCGTGCCCTTAAATCAGGAAAAGTTCAACGTGTTTAG
- a CDS encoding Asp23/Gls24 family envelope stress response protein produces MPVKMDSEYGEIEITNDVIAKVVGMATTQNYGVVGMASKNQIRDGISEILKIENYTKGVVVRSEADLVIVDVYIMVNYGTKISEICRNVQRSVKYDLGRQLGITANVVNVFVQGIYTEDQ; encoded by the coding sequence ATGCCTGTAAAAATGGATTCTGAATATGGCGAAATTGAAATTACTAATGACGTGATTGCTAAGGTTGTGGGAATGGCTACCACACAAAATTATGGTGTGGTTGGTATGGCCAGCAAGAACCAAATCCGTGATGGCATTTCTGAAATCTTAAAAATTGAAAATTATACCAAGGGAGTCGTTGTTCGTAGCGAGGCTGATCTGGTGATCGTTGATGTTTATATTATGGTAAACTATGGCACCAAGATCTCAGAAATTTGTCGTAACGTGCAACGCTCTGTAAAATATGATTTAGGACGGCAACTAGGCATCACTGCTAATGTAGTGAACGTCTTTGTCCAAGGCATATATACAGAGGATCAATAA
- a CDS encoding DAK2 domain-containing protein: MSQLVIDASDLRNMVAVGCDKLKQGADYVDSLNVFPVPDGDTGTNMNLSFSAGLDGVEKNDGQSVEEVADALAKGLLMGARGNSGVILSQIFRGFAKGCKGLEKLDAKALANSFDQAVKSAYKAVMKPVEGTILTVVREGAEAGLVQAEKSDDVIEVMRAVSEGANLALENTPNLLPVLKEVGVVDSGGQGLCLIYAGFLEALTGEAVASFHTNVENTDLTELAHEENYYNTSHSVSSEDIKFGFCTEIMVALGQGSEDYEDFDYETFRNYLSERGDSLLVVNDDEVVKVHVHTERPGDVLNYGQKFGTLIKVKVDNMRQQHEDILTNKAKAAPKEKQAYSIIAVCAGEGVSELFKEAGASYIISGGQTMNPSTEDFVKAIEAVNAENIILLPNNKNIFMAAKQAADVSEVPTVVLETESITQGLAALLGFNLNDDLASNESSMKEAFHEVKSGQVTHAIRDTSISGLTIHKGDYMGLVEGDIQVCDTDKSQAARKTVQALTDEESELVTLIYGEDISEEEASQLADLITEDNDQLEVEVYKGDQPVYSYLISVE; the protein is encoded by the coding sequence ATGAGTCAGTTAGTCATTGATGCATCAGATTTAAGAAACATGGTTGCCGTAGGTTGTGACAAGTTAAAGCAAGGAGCAGATTATGTCGATTCCTTAAATGTCTTTCCGGTACCTGATGGGGATACAGGGACAAATATGAACCTATCCTTTTCAGCGGGGTTAGACGGAGTCGAGAAGAACGATGGGCAAAGTGTCGAAGAAGTGGCCGATGCCCTAGCTAAGGGTTTGCTAATGGGAGCACGGGGGAATTCCGGCGTAATCCTATCCCAAATCTTTAGAGGCTTTGCTAAGGGCTGTAAGGGTCTCGAAAAGTTAGATGCCAAGGCCCTAGCCAATAGCTTTGACCAGGCGGTTAAGTCAGCTTATAAGGCAGTCATGAAGCCAGTGGAAGGGACGATCTTGACCGTGGTCCGTGAGGGAGCAGAAGCCGGTCTAGTCCAAGCTGAAAAGAGTGATGACGTCATTGAGGTTATGCGCGCTGTTTCTGAAGGCGCTAACTTGGCTTTAGAGAACACCCCTAACCTGCTTCCTGTATTAAAAGAAGTAGGCGTGGTTGATTCTGGCGGGCAAGGACTGTGCTTAATCTATGCTGGCTTTTTAGAGGCCTTGACGGGTGAAGCGGTTGCTAGTTTCCATACCAATGTTGAAAATACCGACCTCACTGAATTAGCCCATGAAGAAAATTACTATAATACTTCCCATTCCGTGTCTTCAGAAGATATCAAATTCGGCTTCTGTACCGAAATTATGGTGGCCTTAGGGCAAGGCTCAGAAGACTATGAAGACTTTGACTACGAGACTTTCCGGAATTACCTGAGTGAACGCGGGGATTCCTTATTAGTGGTTAATGATGATGAAGTGGTCAAGGTCCATGTCCACACTGAACGTCCTGGTGATGTCCTCAATTATGGGCAAAAATTTGGGACCTTAATCAAGGTGAAAGTGGATAATATGCGCCAGCAACATGAGGATATCTTGACCAATAAGGCCAAGGCAGCCCCTAAAGAAAAGCAGGCCTATAGTATTATTGCTGTTTGCGCCGGTGAAGGCGTGAGCGAACTCTTTAAAGAGGCGGGGGCTAGCTACATCATTTCCGGTGGTCAGACTATGAATCCGTCGACGGAAGACTTTGTTAAGGCCATTGAAGCAGTTAACGCTGAAAATATCATTCTCTTACCTAACAATAAGAATATCTTTATGGCAGCTAAACAAGCGGCTGATGTCAGCGAGGTGCCTACCGTGGTCTTAGAAACCGAGTCGATTACCCAAGGGCTAGCGGCCTTACTTGGCTTTAACCTCAATGATGACTTAGCAAGTAATGAAAGCTCCATGAAAGAAGCCTTCCATGAAGTCAAGAGTGGGCAAGTGACCCATGCGATTCGAGACACTTCGATCTCTGGTTTAACCATCCACAAGGGTGACTATATGGGCCTGGTTGAAGGCGATATACAAGTCTGTGATACTGATAAGAGTCAGGCTGCCCGTAAAACGGTCCAGGCCTTAACCGATGAAGAAAGTGAATTAGTGACTTTAATCTATGGTGAAGACATCAGTGAAGAAGAGGCTAGTCAGTTAGCAGATCTTATCACTGAAGATAATGATCAATTAGAAGTTGAAGTCTATAAAGGGGACCAGCCTGTCTATAGTTATTTAATTTCTGTTGAATAG
- a CDS encoding MsnO8 family LLM class oxidoreductase produces MKIGILDFIPRDREMTAIESFKSAMNLLQLADEKGLARYWFAEHHSTPALLGSSPQVTLGYAAAITKHIRLGTGGVMLDNLSAYQLAENFKVLECLAPHRIEAGVGYSNPKEQADQKEMGGFDFKNPKPYKDELVALYDYMHDQRSVHQEGKARAMPVLFDHEIPYYVMVTSTRHVRYIAEQGWGMLFGLFLNPSYEECKEAIRIYRKYFKPNGISNTPHVMVSLYVISAYDENVLEGLEKAIDAWILTFRSNKRALYQLLSVEEAEFYPFSDEEKEIIDHYQEAKLIASPKEIQAKFSHLMKELDCDEFLVVNQLSGYNYRRDLINILADIDL; encoded by the coding sequence ATGAAAATAGGTATTTTGGATTTTATTCCTCGCGATCGTGAAATGACTGCGATCGAATCCTTTAAAAGCGCCATGAATTTATTACAATTGGCAGATGAAAAGGGACTGGCTCGTTACTGGTTTGCTGAACACCACAGCACTCCGGCACTCTTAGGGTCAAGCCCCCAAGTCACATTAGGCTATGCAGCGGCGATTACCAAGCATATCCGCCTGGGTACAGGTGGGGTGATGCTGGATAATTTAAGTGCCTATCAACTGGCTGAGAACTTTAAAGTCTTAGAATGCTTGGCCCCCCACCGGATTGAAGCGGGGGTAGGTTATAGCAATCCTAAGGAACAGGCTGACCAAAAGGAAATGGGGGGCTTTGACTTTAAGAATCCCAAACCCTATAAGGATGAATTAGTCGCCCTTTATGACTATATGCATGATCAACGGTCAGTCCACCAAGAGGGGAAAGCCCGGGCCATGCCAGTCTTATTTGACCATGAGATTCCTTATTATGTCATGGTAACCAGCACCCGCCATGTTCGCTATATTGCTGAACAAGGCTGGGGCATGCTTTTTGGCCTCTTCCTCAATCCTTCTTATGAAGAATGTAAAGAAGCTATCCGCATTTATCGCAAGTATTTTAAACCCAATGGGATTAGTAATACCCCCCATGTCATGGTGTCGCTCTATGTCATTTCAGCCTATGATGAGAATGTCTTGGAAGGTCTAGAGAAGGCTATTGATGCTTGGATACTGACCTTTAGGAGTAACAAGCGGGCCTTGTACCAACTCTTGAGTGTGGAGGAAGCGGAATTCTATCCTTTTTCCGATGAGGAGAAGGAAATCATTGACCATTACCAAGAGGCTAAATTAATCGCTAGTCCTAAAGAAATTCAGGCTAAATTTAGCCATTTGATGAAAGAATTAGATTGCGACGAATTCCTGGTGGTTAACCAATTATCTGGTTACAATTATCGCCGTGACTTAATTAATATCTTAGCGGACATCGATCTTTAG
- the recG gene encoding ATP-dependent DNA helicase RecG yields MTSITDPVSALTGVGPKKAALLKRLKIESIYDLLCQFPFRYEDLSVKSIQELADNQKATLKGRVVTEPVVNYFRGRKGNRLHFRLQVDHEIINVNFFNQAYLKKQIHSQEEILIYGTYEAKRQQLLGIKLINFSSEDNETASVYHTTKGLSQSALRQLIKTALDQYEDQIPELIPEELSKRYQLIPHRQAIRLMHFPNTEADSQQARRQIKYQELFLYSLRIQWRKLNQRYQEAGVQIQYDNDQLKEFIRSIPFELTQGQKEVTNQICRDLLQPYPMNRLLQGDVGSGKTIVALIALAATVSAGFQGALMVPTEILAEQHFKEAQSIYQATGLRCALLTGSTKGKDRKQILTQLAQGDLDLMIGTHALFQEDVHFKDLGLVIIDEQHRFGVKQRRQLIDKNRDRHPNVLYMTATPIPRTLEITLMGDMEVSKLKELPAGRQPVKTLWLRPQEANQVDYLLKQELAKGRQAYIICPLVGESEKVEAQNAEKIYADYQARFGDHYQVGLLHGQLSNEEKEAVMQAYSDHTIQLLVATTVVEVGLNVPNASLMVILDADHFGLAQLHQLRGRVGRGQAASFCLLLADPHTENGKERMRIMTESNDGFYLSQQDLELRGAGDYFGTKQSGLPEFQLADPIEDGEILEYSRQDAIQFAPYLMENAQDYPLLGAWLNQVEEERQA; encoded by the coding sequence ATGACGAGTATCACTGATCCAGTCAGCGCCTTAACTGGAGTAGGCCCTAAAAAAGCAGCCCTGTTGAAGCGTTTGAAGATTGAAAGCATTTATGATTTACTTTGTCAATTTCCTTTTCGCTATGAAGACTTATCGGTTAAAAGTATTCAGGAATTGGCCGACAATCAAAAGGCGACCTTAAAGGGCCGTGTGGTTACTGAACCCGTGGTGAATTATTTTCGGGGACGCAAGGGCAACCGCCTGCATTTCCGTTTGCAGGTGGACCATGAAATTATCAATGTTAATTTCTTCAACCAAGCCTACCTCAAAAAGCAAATTCATAGCCAAGAAGAGATCCTGATTTATGGAACTTATGAAGCCAAGCGCCAGCAATTGTTGGGGATTAAACTTATCAATTTTTCCAGTGAGGATAATGAGACCGCCTCTGTCTACCATACAACTAAAGGGCTCTCACAGTCCGCTTTAAGGCAGTTAATTAAGACGGCTCTTGACCAGTATGAAGATCAGATTCCTGAGCTTATCCCCGAAGAATTGTCAAAGCGCTATCAGTTAATTCCTCATCGCCAGGCTATACGCTTGATGCATTTTCCAAATACTGAGGCTGATAGCCAGCAAGCCCGGCGCCAGATTAAGTACCAGGAACTCTTCCTCTATAGTCTCCGTATTCAATGGCGCAAGCTCAACCAGCGCTACCAAGAAGCGGGGGTACAAATCCAATATGATAATGACCAGTTAAAAGAATTTATCCGTTCGATCCCCTTTGAATTGACCCAGGGACAAAAAGAAGTTACTAATCAAATTTGTCGGGACCTCCTACAGCCCTATCCCATGAACCGGCTCCTTCAAGGGGATGTGGGGAGCGGAAAGACTATTGTGGCCTTGATCGCCCTAGCGGCTACTGTATCGGCTGGCTTTCAAGGGGCCTTAATGGTACCTACCGAAATTTTAGCTGAACAGCATTTTAAAGAGGCCCAAAGTATCTACCAAGCCACGGGACTACGCTGTGCCTTGTTAACCGGGTCTACCAAGGGCAAAGACCGTAAGCAAATCCTGACCCAGCTGGCCCAGGGAGACCTGGACCTGATGATCGGCACCCATGCCCTCTTCCAGGAGGATGTTCACTTTAAGGACCTGGGGCTAGTCATTATCGATGAACAGCACCGCTTTGGGGTCAAGCAGCGCCGGCAATTAATCGATAAGAATAGAGACCGCCACCCCAATGTCCTCTATATGACCGCTACCCCCATCCCTCGAACCCTAGAAATTACCTTGATGGGGGACATGGAAGTTTCCAAGTTAAAGGAACTCCCCGCTGGCCGTCAGCCGGTTAAGACCCTCTGGCTAAGGCCCCAGGAGGCTAATCAGGTCGACTATCTCTTAAAGCAGGAACTAGCTAAGGGGCGGCAAGCTTATATTATTTGTCCCCTGGTAGGCGAGTCAGAAAAAGTCGAGGCCCAAAACGCCGAAAAAATTTATGCCGATTATCAGGCCCGCTTTGGTGACCACTACCAGGTCGGCCTCCTTCATGGGCAGTTATCTAATGAAGAAAAAGAAGCTGTCATGCAGGCCTATAGTGACCATACGATCCAGCTTTTGGTAGCCACCACTGTGGTTGAGGTAGGACTCAATGTTCCCAATGCCAGCTTGATGGTTATTTTGGATGCCGACCATTTCGGTCTAGCCCAACTCCATCAATTACGAGGTCGGGTTGGCCGGGGCCAGGCAGCCTCTTTCTGCCTCTTGTTGGCTGACCCCCATACTGAAAACGGTAAAGAACGGATGCGAATCATGACTGAGTCTAATGATGGCTTTTATTTGAGCCAGCAAGACTTAGAGTTACGGGGAGCAGGGGACTATTTTGGCACCAAGCAAAGTGGCTTACCTGAATTCCAGTTAGCCGATCCGATTGAAGATGGCGAGATTCTGGAATATAGCCGCCAGGATGCCATTCAATTTGCTCCCTACCTCATGGAAAATGCCCAGGACTATCCCTTACTAGGTGCCTGGTTGAATCAAGTGGAAGAAGAACGTCAAGCCTGA
- the plsX gene encoding phosphate acyltransferase PlsX, with product MIKIAVDAMGGDHAPQAIMEGALAAVQTYSDIQILLYGDQDQIQALLPEGDYPIEIIHCSEKIAGDDEPVRAIRRKKDASMVVAAKAVKKGQAHALVSAGNTGALLAAGTLLVGRIKGIDRPALLGTLPNLRESGESFVLVDMGANADAKAKQLWENALMGNQYAKDVLGKRQPRVGLLNNGSEDTKGNKVTKEAFELLSQEEQIHFIGNVESRDILAGVCDVVVSDGFTGNAVLKAIEGTAKEILTLVSHSLKSGNLKTKLGALLIKNSLKETLGQFDIESVGGATLFGVKAPVIKCHGNASAKTVAATIGQARQIVKSGTYDSLAQQIANKEGQAED from the coding sequence ATGATTAAAATTGCAGTAGATGCTATGGGTGGCGACCACGCCCCTCAAGCTATCATGGAAGGGGCCCTGGCAGCAGTCCAGACCTATTCCGATATTCAGATCCTGCTCTATGGGGACCAAGACCAAATCCAAGCCCTGCTTCCTGAGGGGGACTATCCCATTGAAATCATCCATTGTTCAGAAAAAATTGCTGGCGATGATGAACCGGTCCGGGCCATCCGTCGCAAGAAGGATGCCTCCATGGTGGTTGCCGCTAAGGCGGTAAAAAAAGGACAGGCTCATGCCTTGGTCTCAGCCGGTAATACTGGGGCCCTCTTAGCAGCAGGGACCTTGTTAGTCGGGCGAATTAAAGGAATTGATCGTCCGGCCTTATTGGGAACCCTGCCTAATTTAAGAGAATCAGGGGAATCCTTTGTTTTGGTGGATATGGGCGCTAATGCCGATGCCAAGGCCAAGCAACTCTGGGAGAATGCCTTGATGGGTAACCAATATGCTAAGGACGTCTTAGGTAAGCGTCAGCCACGTGTGGGTCTCTTGAATAATGGTTCTGAGGATACTAAGGGTAACAAAGTCACTAAAGAAGCCTTTGAATTACTGAGCCAGGAAGAACAGATCCACTTCATCGGTAATGTGGAATCCCGCGATATCTTAGCTGGGGTCTGCGATGTGGTGGTTAGTGATGGCTTTACCGGTAATGCCGTTTTAAAGGCCATTGAGGGGACGGCTAAAGAGATTCTTACGTTAGTCAGTCACAGCCTCAAATCAGGGAACCTAAAAACAAAGCTAGGGGCCTTACTGATAAAAAATTCATTAAAGGAAACCCTAGGGCAATTTGATATTGAAAGTGTTGGTGGAGCGACCCTGTTTGGAGTAAAAGCCCCAGTGATTAAGTGTCATGGGAATGCCAGTGCTAAGACTGTTGCTGCAACCATCGGCCAGGCCCGGCAAATTGTGAAATCAGGTACCTATGACAGTTTGGCACAACAAATCGCTAATAAGGAAGGTCAAGCAGAAGACTAG
- the acpP gene encoding acyl carrier protein, which produces MEERKIFDIIREMISERFGLEDEKIDKTTHLSKDLGADSLDIVELVMTLEDYFKVSIPDSTADHIETLEELVDAISLAKKS; this is translated from the coding sequence ATGGAAGAGAGAAAAATTTTTGATATCATTCGGGAAATGATCAGTGAACGATTTGGTTTGGAAGATGAGAAAATCGATAAAACTACCCACTTATCTAAGGACCTTGGGGCAGATTCCTTAGATATTGTGGAGCTGGTCATGACCTTAGAAGATTATTTCAAGGTCTCCATTCCCGATTCAACTGCAGACCATATTGAAACCTTAGAAGAATTAGTTGATGCTATTAGTTTGGCGAAAAAGAGTTAA
- the rnc gene encoding ribonuclease III, translated as MFKAIKQLFKEQFDLDIHEKRHYQIAFTHSSYVNEKRKENLQDNERIEFLGDAVLELTVSNFLYHYFPQLPEGDLSRIRALIVCEESLSKRCKECGFDQYVRLGHGEEANGGRERSSLLCDLFEAVVGALYLDLGLDAIEKFLEQTIYPKIESGEFKDHRDNKTALQEELQKDGQINLSYRLLKESGPSHNKRFEVAVCLDGEIIGQGQGTSKKHAEQAAAKQALEDIQKDK; from the coding sequence ATGTTTAAAGCGATTAAGCAGCTTTTTAAAGAGCAATTTGATTTGGACATTCATGAAAAGCGTCATTATCAAATTGCCTTTACGCATTCATCCTATGTGAATGAAAAACGCAAAGAAAATTTACAGGACAATGAACGAATTGAATTTTTAGGGGATGCTGTTTTAGAGTTAACAGTCTCTAATTTCCTCTACCATTACTTTCCCCAATTACCAGAAGGCGACTTATCTCGGATTCGGGCCTTAATTGTCTGTGAGGAAAGTTTGAGTAAACGCTGTAAGGAGTGTGGTTTTGACCAATATGTCCGTCTAGGGCACGGTGAAGAGGCCAATGGTGGTCGCGAACGTTCTTCCTTACTTTGTGATTTATTTGAAGCCGTTGTGGGAGCCTTATATCTTGATCTTGGGTTAGATGCTATTGAGAAGTTTCTAGAGCAAACCATTTATCCTAAGATCGAGAGCGGTGAATTTAAGGACCACCGAGACAATAAAACCGCCCTCCAAGAAGAACTCCAAAAAGATGGTCAGATTAACCTGTCTTATCGTTTGTTGAAGGAATCTGGCCCCTCCCATAATAAACGCTTTGAAGTGGCGGTCTGTTTGGATGGTGAAATCATCGGTCAAGGCCAGGGAACTTCTAAGAAACATGCTGAACAAGCGGCAGCCAAACAGGCCCTCGAGGATATACAAAAAGATAAATAA
- the smc gene encoding chromosome segregation protein SMC, with product MYLKTIEMVGFKSFAEKTRVELDRGFTAIVGPNGSGKSNITEAVKWVLGEQSAKSLRGKRMDDVIFSGSQSRRQSQYAQVVLTFDNSDRVLDMDSDEVSVLRRYTRSGDSIYKINGQNCRLKDITQLMMDTGVGKESFSIISQGKVEEIFTQRAEERRAIFEEAAGVMKYKSKKQEAERKLDRSQENLNRIEDILSEIEGRLEPLKEQKEAAVSYRDKKQELSQIEIALTAVQIETLNEQWQLAKKDLESIQASNEGKKRQLDQEETALTQAKAAEELSDERVNELNDNYVVKLQAGEKLRSQLQMMEQEQRFIQSNRQNQEKEQANLQAKIEKLKANLRSNQAQLDKYQETYQSQADSYQSLKDQLAALSDYSEEDLEDLRNQYIAYLQEESHLSNQIQQTEKDIQQGQKNQEKYAERIRNSQKEQAKLEDQQEELDQEISQKEQRLKDLLQEYQDQAQSLRQSQDRVQKATNANQALYQKLLRKQAQLDSLKNLEDNHEGFYYGVKNALKLKCQKRGIFGAIAELINVPEDYTLAVETALGGNMQNIVTQDGQVAQEVITYLKAKKAGRATFLPLDTMKSRRISDQQVSRVQADPAYIGLLVDLVDFDDQFQTVMENVMGNIILAEDLTGARRLSQALHARYRIVTLTGDLVNAGGSLTGGANKRNQTSLLSRKNDIQSLSRDIESMEASYQEAASRIATQQKDQDQMSQALESLKEKGSEARYDLRSSQAEREHLAQELEKLAKEVQGQDYEKNLSQEDVKQSQADLATSQEKLTHLQEKIQAAKAKIDARLLSDEEKGQQKAQLQEDFQEIATDFAVTKEQVKQAKDQKASLSAELADQEKAYQELANLLSQALTNDSDQEEKKKHLEAQLQSFQKQSKDIQTQLKIAKEERQEASQKVEAANQMISQLNSEIQSNLQNIAKLEASASRYEVSIDNHLEQLSESYGLTYERARAESQLTMSIDQASSRVKQLKQAIDSLGPVNMQAIEEYDEVYERFCFIDKQRQDAIDARENLYQTIAEMDSEVSTRFKTTFEAIRDAFESIFPALFGGGKATLKLTDPNDLLNTGVEIMAQPPGKKLQLLSLLSGGERALTAIALLFAILDVKTVPFSILDEVEAALDDANVARYGRYLQKFAQKTQFIVISHRKGTMEAANILYGVTMQQEGISQLASVRLEDVDDQLN from the coding sequence GTGTATTTAAAAACAATTGAAATGGTCGGTTTTAAGAGCTTTGCAGAGAAAACCCGGGTCGAACTCGACCGGGGTTTTACAGCCATAGTTGGACCAAACGGTAGTGGTAAATCGAATATCACTGAAGCAGTGAAATGGGTGCTCGGTGAACAATCCGCCAAATCACTGCGCGGGAAAAGAATGGATGACGTGATTTTTTCAGGTTCACAAAGTCGGCGGCAATCCCAATATGCCCAGGTGGTTTTAACCTTTGATAACAGTGACCGGGTTCTTGATATGGATAGTGATGAGGTCTCGGTCTTGAGACGCTATACCCGCTCAGGCGACAGTATCTATAAAATTAATGGCCAAAATTGCCGCTTAAAGGATATTACCCAGTTAATGATGGATACGGGAGTAGGAAAGGAATCCTTCTCCATTATTTCCCAAGGCAAGGTAGAAGAGATCTTTACCCAGCGGGCTGAAGAGCGACGCGCTATCTTTGAAGAAGCTGCCGGGGTCATGAAGTATAAGAGTAAGAAGCAAGAAGCTGAACGCAAGTTGGACCGGTCCCAGGAGAATTTAAACCGGATTGAAGATATCTTGTCGGAAATTGAAGGCCGCTTGGAGCCCCTCAAGGAGCAAAAAGAAGCGGCTGTTTCCTACCGGGACAAGAAGCAAGAGCTTAGTCAAATTGAAATTGCTCTCACTGCCGTTCAAATCGAAACCCTTAATGAACAATGGCAACTGGCTAAGAAAGATTTGGAAAGCATCCAGGCCAGCAATGAAGGGAAAAAACGTCAACTTGACCAGGAAGAAACAGCTTTGACCCAAGCCAAGGCCGCTGAAGAACTGTCTGATGAGCGCGTTAACGAGCTCAATGACAACTACGTGGTCAAACTCCAGGCTGGGGAGAAACTACGTAGCCAACTGCAAATGATGGAGCAGGAGCAGCGTTTTATCCAGTCTAACCGGCAAAACCAAGAAAAAGAACAGGCCAATTTACAAGCAAAAATTGAAAAACTGAAAGCAAACTTAAGAAGTAACCAGGCTCAGCTAGATAAGTACCAAGAAACTTATCAAAGCCAAGCCGACTCCTATCAATCCCTCAAGGATCAATTAGCGGCTTTAAGTGACTACAGCGAAGAAGATTTGGAAGACTTGCGTAACCAATATATCGCTTATTTACAGGAAGAAAGCCATTTATCTAATCAAATCCAACAAACTGAGAAGGATATCCAACAAGGGCAAAAGAACCAAGAAAAATATGCGGAGAGGATCCGGAACAGTCAAAAAGAACAGGCTAAGCTGGAAGACCAGCAGGAAGAATTGGACCAAGAAATTAGTCAAAAAGAGCAAAGGTTAAAAGACTTGCTCCAAGAATATCAAGACCAAGCCCAGTCATTAAGACAGTCCCAAGACCGAGTCCAAAAAGCGACCAATGCCAACCAGGCCCTCTATCAAAAGCTCTTGAGAAAACAAGCCCAGTTAGATTCCTTAAAGAATTTAGAGGATAACCACGAAGGCTTTTACTACGGGGTCAAAAATGCCCTGAAATTAAAGTGCCAAAAAAGGGGGATTTTTGGGGCCATTGCGGAATTGATCAATGTGCCTGAGGATTATACCCTGGCGGTAGAAACGGCCTTAGGGGGCAACATGCAAAATATCGTCACCCAGGATGGTCAAGTGGCCCAGGAAGTGATTACCTACTTGAAGGCTAAGAAGGCCGGACGGGCGACCTTCCTCCCCCTGGATACTATGAAAAGTCGGCGAATCAGTGACCAGCAAGTCAGCCGGGTCCAAGCTGATCCCGCTTATATCGGCCTGTTGGTTGACTTAGTAGACTTTGACGACCAATTTCAAACCGTCATGGAAAATGTGATGGGAAATATCATTCTGGCTGAGGACTTAACCGGGGCTCGCCGCCTATCTCAGGCTCTCCATGCTCGTTACCGGATCGTCACTTTGACCGGGGACCTCGTTAATGCGGGAGGATCCTTAACCGGGGGCGCTAATAAGCGGAACCAGACCTCTCTCCTTAGTCGTAAAAATGACATCCAAAGCTTAAGCCGAGATATTGAATCCATGGAAGCCTCTTACCAAGAAGCGGCTAGCCGGATAGCGACCCAGCAGAAAGACCAAGATCAGATGTCCCAGGCCTTAGAAAGCTTGAAAGAAAAAGGTAGTGAGGCTCGCTATGACCTGCGTTCTAGCCAGGCAGAAAGGGAGCACTTGGCTCAAGAGCTGGAGAAATTGGCTAAGGAAGTCCAAGGCCAAGATTATGAGAAAAATCTCAGCCAAGAGGATGTTAAGCAGAGTCAGGCCGACCTGGCCACCAGCCAGGAAAAACTGACTCACTTACAGGAAAAAATTCAAGCAGCCAAGGCCAAGATCGATGCTCGTTTACTCTCTGATGAAGAAAAGGGCCAGCAAAAAGCCCAGCTGCAAGAAGATTTTCAAGAGATTGCAACTGACTTTGCGGTCACCAAGGAGCAAGTTAAGCAGGCTAAGGATCAAAAAGCTAGCTTGTCCGCAGAGCTCGCTGACCAGGAAAAGGCCTATCAAGAACTTGCTAACTTACTAAGCCAAGCCCTGACCAATGATAGCGACCAGGAGGAGAAGAAAAAGCATTTAGAGGCCCAATTGCAAAGCTTCCAAAAGCAAAGTAAAGATATCCAGACCCAGTTAAAAATAGCCAAAGAAGAACGCCAGGAAGCTAGTCAAAAGGTTGAAGCGGCCAATCAAATGATTAGTCAACTGAACTCAGAAATTCAAAGCAACTTACAAAATATTGCTAAGCTAGAGGCCAGTGCCAGTCGCTATGAGGTGTCGATTGATAATCACCTGGAACAATTAAGTGAATCATACGGTTTGACCTATGAACGGGCGCGGGCAGAAAGTCAGTTAACCATGTCGATTGACCAAGCCTCTAGCCGGGTTAAGCAATTAAAGCAGGCCATTGATAGCCTGGGACCAGTCAATATGCAGGCCATTGAAGAATATGATGAGGTGTATGAGCGATTTTGCTTTATCGATAAACAGCGCCAAGATGCTATCGATGCTCGTGAAAATCTCTATCAAACCATTGCTGAAATGGATAGTGAAGTCTCTACCCGCTTTAAGACCACCTTTGAAGCTATCCGTGACGCCTTTGAAAGTATTTTTCCGGCTCTCTTTGGTGGAGGCAAGGCAACCCTCAAGCTCACCGATCCCAATGACTTACTGAATACTGGGGTCGAAATCATGGCCCAACCGCCAGGGAAGAAACTCCAGCTCTTGAGCTTGTTATCGGGGGGTGAGCGGGCCCTTACCGCTATTGCCCTACTCTTTGCCATTTTGGATGTCAAAACGGTGCCTTTCTCCATTTTGGATGAAGTTGAAGCGGCCTTAGATGATGCCAATGTGGCCCGCTATGGACGCTACTTGCAAAAATTCGCCCAAAAAACGCAATTTATTGTCATTTCCCACCGTAAGGGAACCATGGAAGCTGCTAACATTCTTTATGGGGTGACCATGCAGCAGGAGGGGATTTCCCAGCTGGCTTCGGTTCGTTTAGAAGACGTTGATGACCAGTTGAATTAG